The following proteins are co-located in the Vallicoccus soli genome:
- the pstB gene encoding phosphate ABC transporter ATP-binding protein PstB has product MAKRIDVSDLDIYYGSFRAVEGVTMTIEPRSVTAFIGPSGCGKSTFLRALNRMHEVIPGAHVDGKVVIDGQDLYASDVDPVGVRRQIGMVFQRPNPFPTMSIAENVLAGMRLNNKRMRKAEAEEVVERSLRGANLWNEVKDRLDRPGSGLSGGQQQRLCIARAIAVQPQVLLMDEPCSALDPISTLAVEDLIQQLREDYTIVIVTHNMQQAARVSETTAFFNIAGTGKPGKLIEMGPTDVMFSNPSQSATEDYISGRFG; this is encoded by the coding sequence ATGGCCAAGCGCATCGACGTCAGCGACCTCGACATCTACTACGGCTCCTTCCGGGCCGTCGAGGGCGTGACCATGACCATCGAGCCGCGGTCGGTCACCGCGTTCATCGGCCCGTCCGGCTGCGGCAAGTCCACCTTCCTGCGCGCCCTCAACCGCATGCACGAGGTCATCCCGGGCGCCCACGTCGACGGCAAGGTCGTCATCGACGGGCAGGACCTCTACGCCTCCGACGTCGACCCGGTGGGCGTGCGCCGCCAGATCGGCATGGTCTTCCAGCGCCCCAACCCGTTCCCGACGATGTCCATCGCGGAGAACGTCCTGGCGGGCATGCGCCTGAACAACAAGCGCATGCGCAAGGCGGAGGCCGAGGAGGTCGTCGAGCGCTCGCTGCGCGGGGCGAACCTCTGGAACGAGGTCAAGGACCGCCTCGACCGGCCCGGCTCGGGCCTGTCCGGCGGGCAGCAGCAGCGCCTGTGCATCGCCCGGGCGATCGCGGTGCAGCCGCAGGTGCTGCTCATGGACGAGCCCTGCTCGGCCCTCGACCCGATCTCCACGCTCGCGGTCGAGGACCTCATCCAGCAGCTGCGCGAGGACTACACGATCGTCATCGTGACCCACAACATGCAGCAGGCCGCCCGGGTCAGCGAGACCACGGCGTTCTTCAACATCGCCGGCACCGGCAAGCCGGGCAAGCTCATCGAGATGGGCCCGACCGACGTCATGTTCTCCAACCCGTCGCAGTCGGCCACCGAGGACTACATCTCGGGCCGCTTCGGCTGA
- the pstA gene encoding phosphate ABC transporter permease PstA: MATSTSTRPALDAADVPLTRPSLPRWAVPAVLLGAVAVAAAVLAPTVGLGWVALPVLTVVLFAVGVYAWSRAVEGSRRATDRLVTTIVTSAFLVALVPLVALVWTVLSRGAARFDTELFTSDMRGVLGSGGGVQHAIVGTLLITLAATVISVPIGLMTAIYLVEYGRGKLAKAITFFVDVMTGIPSIVAGLFAYALFVIFFGPGVRLGIAGAVSLSVLMVPVVIRSSEEMLKLVPNELREASYALGVPKWRTITKVVIPTAVAGIATGVTIAIARVIGETAPLLLVAGFTSTTNWSLFEGRMTTLPVFAYSQYVSPGLPPEAGYNRAWAAALVLILIVMALNVVARLIARFFAPQTGR; the protein is encoded by the coding sequence ATGGCCACCTCCACCAGCACCCGCCCGGCGCTCGACGCCGCGGACGTGCCCCTCACCCGCCCCTCCCTGCCGCGCTGGGCGGTGCCCGCGGTGCTCCTCGGCGCGGTCGCGGTCGCCGCGGCCGTCCTCGCCCCGACGGTCGGCCTGGGCTGGGTCGCCCTGCCGGTGCTCACCGTCGTCCTCTTCGCGGTCGGGGTCTACGCCTGGTCGCGGGCGGTCGAGGGCTCGCGCCGCGCGACCGACCGGCTCGTCACGACGATCGTCACCAGCGCCTTCCTCGTGGCCCTCGTCCCCCTCGTCGCGCTCGTGTGGACCGTGCTGAGCCGCGGCGCGGCGCGCTTCGACACCGAGCTCTTCACCTCCGACATGCGCGGCGTGCTGGGCTCGGGCGGCGGCGTGCAGCACGCCATCGTCGGCACCCTGCTCATCACCCTCGCCGCGACCGTCATCTCGGTGCCGATCGGCCTGATGACCGCGATCTACCTGGTGGAGTACGGCCGCGGCAAGCTCGCCAAGGCGATCACGTTCTTCGTCGACGTCATGACCGGCATCCCGTCGATCGTCGCCGGTCTCTTCGCCTACGCCCTCTTCGTGATCTTCTTCGGCCCCGGCGTGCGCCTGGGCATCGCCGGCGCGGTCTCGCTGTCGGTCCTCATGGTCCCGGTGGTCATCCGCTCCAGCGAGGAGATGCTCAAGCTCGTGCCGAACGAGCTGCGCGAGGCCTCGTACGCGCTGGGCGTGCCGAAGTGGAGGACGATCACCAAGGTGGTCATCCCGACGGCGGTCGCCGGCATCGCCACCGGCGTCACCATCGCCATCGCGCGCGTCATCGGCGAGACCGCGCCGCTGCTGCTCGTCGCGGGCTTCACGTCCACCACGAACTGGAGCCTCTTCGAGGGACGCATGACGACCCTGCCGGTGTTCGCCTACTCGCAGTACGTGTCGCCGGGCCTGCCGCCGGAGGCCGGCTACAACCGGGCGTGGGCCGCCGCGCTCGTGCTCATCCTCATCGTCATGGCGCTCAACGTCGTGGCGCGCCTCATCGCCCGCTTCTTCGCCCCGCAGACCGGCCGCTGA
- the pstC gene encoding phosphate ABC transporter permease subunit PstC, giving the protein MPPTTPLGGTAGASTGRLGDRVFSGLSLAAGVLILVTLAGVALFLTREAWPALLADPSELPGEQSLLSYVRPLVYGTLVAALLALLIATPLAIGIALFISHYAPRRAAQGLGYLVDLLAAIPSVIYGLWGIFWLAPKLVGAYRWLSDNLGFLPFFGDPTATGRTMMTVGIVLAVMILPIMSAVYREIFLQTPRLHEEAALALGATRWEMIRMTVFPYARSGLVSGAMLGLGRALGETLAVALVLSAGGGITLNLIAQSNPNTIAANIAQQFPESSGLDVNVLIATGLVLFVITLAVNMTARYLVGRRSEFSGAN; this is encoded by the coding sequence CTGCCGCCCACGACCCCGCTGGGCGGCACCGCGGGCGCGAGCACGGGGCGGCTCGGCGACCGGGTCTTCTCGGGCCTGTCCCTCGCCGCCGGCGTCCTCATCCTCGTGACGCTCGCGGGCGTCGCCCTCTTCCTCACCCGCGAGGCCTGGCCGGCGCTGCTGGCCGACCCGTCGGAGCTGCCGGGCGAGCAGTCCCTGCTCAGCTACGTGCGCCCGCTCGTCTACGGCACCCTGGTCGCCGCCCTGCTCGCGCTGCTCATCGCGACCCCGCTGGCGATCGGCATCGCCCTGTTCATCTCGCACTACGCGCCGCGGCGCGCCGCGCAGGGCCTCGGCTACCTCGTCGACCTGCTCGCGGCCATCCCCAGCGTCATCTACGGCCTCTGGGGCATCTTCTGGCTCGCGCCCAAGCTCGTCGGCGCCTACCGCTGGCTCTCGGACAACCTGGGCTTCCTGCCGTTCTTCGGCGACCCCACGGCCACCGGGCGCACCATGATGACCGTGGGCATCGTGCTCGCGGTGATGATCCTGCCGATCATGAGCGCGGTCTACCGCGAGATCTTCCTGCAGACCCCGCGCCTGCACGAGGAGGCCGCCCTGGCCCTCGGCGCGACCCGCTGGGAGATGATCCGGATGACGGTCTTCCCGTACGCCCGCTCGGGCCTGGTCAGCGGTGCGATGCTCGGCCTGGGCCGCGCGCTCGGCGAGACCCTCGCCGTGGCGCTGGTGCTCTCCGCCGGCGGCGGGATCACGCTGAACCTCATCGCGCAGTCCAACCCCAACACCATCGCGGCGAACATCGCCCAGCAGTTCCCGGAGTCCTCCGGGCTCGACGTCAACGTGCTCATCGCCACCGGCCTGGTCCTGTTCGTCATCACCCTCGCGGTGAACATGACGGCCCGCTACCTCGTCGGGCGCCGCAGCGAGTTCTCGGGAGCGAACTGA
- the pstS gene encoding phosphate ABC transporter substrate-binding protein PstS, which translates to MNLRTLRRPASATALALSLALTVAACGGDDEGDSAGSGSGGGSSLSGDLNGAGASSQQAAMQAWAVGFQDANPDITVNYDAVGSGGGREQFLAGGVLFAGSDAYLDEEELTSSQERCAGDGGAIDLPHYISPIAVVYNLPSVPELQLSPATVAKIFNNQITTWNDPAIAADNPDAQLPSTPITAVHRADDSGTTENFIEYLVANAEADFPYEPDGVWPAEGGEAAQQTSGVIQAVTAAEGAIGYADLSQAGELGTAALKVGEEYVAPSPEGAATALEASALAEGRPEGDLAYEIDRTTTEAGAYPLFLVSYHVVCKQYESQEDADKVKAFMTYVGSEEGQQAAAQQAGSAPISEGLREQITEQVDAISAAG; encoded by the coding sequence GTGAACCTGCGCACCCTCCGCCGTCCGGCCTCCGCCACGGCGCTGGCGCTCTCCCTGGCCCTGACCGTGGCCGCCTGCGGCGGCGACGACGAGGGCGACTCGGCCGGCAGCGGCTCCGGCGGCGGCTCCAGCCTCTCGGGCGACCTGAACGGCGCGGGCGCGAGCTCGCAGCAGGCGGCCATGCAGGCCTGGGCGGTCGGGTTCCAGGACGCGAACCCCGACATCACCGTCAACTACGACGCGGTGGGCTCCGGCGGCGGCCGCGAGCAGTTCCTGGCCGGCGGCGTGCTCTTCGCCGGCTCGGACGCCTACCTCGACGAGGAGGAGCTGACCAGCTCCCAGGAGCGCTGCGCGGGCGACGGCGGGGCCATCGACCTGCCGCACTACATCAGCCCCATCGCGGTGGTCTACAACCTCCCGTCGGTGCCGGAGCTGCAGCTCTCCCCCGCCACCGTGGCGAAGATCTTCAACAACCAGATCACCACGTGGAACGACCCGGCGATCGCGGCGGACAACCCCGACGCGCAGCTGCCGAGCACCCCGATCACCGCCGTGCACCGCGCGGACGACTCGGGCACCACGGAGAACTTCATCGAGTACCTGGTGGCCAACGCCGAGGCGGACTTCCCGTACGAGCCGGACGGCGTCTGGCCGGCCGAGGGCGGCGAGGCGGCCCAGCAGACCTCCGGCGTCATCCAGGCCGTCACCGCGGCCGAGGGCGCGATCGGCTACGCCGACCTGAGCCAGGCCGGCGAGCTCGGCACCGCCGCGCTGAAGGTCGGCGAGGAGTACGTCGCGCCGAGCCCCGAGGGCGCGGCCACCGCGCTCGAGGCCTCCGCGCTCGCCGAGGGCCGCCCCGAGGGCGACCTGGCCTACGAGATCGACCGCACCACGACCGAGGCCGGCGCGTACCCGCTGTTCCTCGTGAGCTACCACGTCGTGTGCAAGCAGTACGAGTCGCAGGAGGACGCGGACAAGGTCAAGGCGTTCATGACCTACGTCGGCAGCGAGGAGGGCCAGCAGGCCGCCGCGCAGCAGGCGGGCTCCGCGCCGATCTCCGAGGGCCTGCGCGAGCAGATCACCGAGCAGGTCGACGCGATCAGCGCCGCGGGCTGA
- a CDS encoding ArsR/SmtB family transcription factor, with protein sequence MADDPGDLHLTDPRAMRALAHPTRLRLLGELRVRGPQTVGMLSEVVDEAPGSVSYHLGQLARHGFVEPAPERARDGRERWWAAAHRRTHWEPLEALEDPERRAASGVLRRAVFRRYLAVLEEYLESEPSLPAEWVAPMASSDAVLHLTAAELGELRADLEALGARWEARSDPDRPGAEAVTLVYQAFRRPS encoded by the coding sequence GTGGCCGACGACCCCGGGGACCTGCACCTCACCGACCCGCGCGCCATGCGCGCGCTCGCGCACCCCACCCGGCTGCGCCTGCTGGGCGAGCTGCGCGTGCGGGGGCCGCAGACCGTGGGGATGCTCAGCGAGGTCGTCGACGAGGCCCCGGGGTCGGTGAGCTACCACCTCGGCCAGCTCGCCCGGCACGGCTTCGTGGAGCCGGCGCCCGAGCGGGCCCGCGACGGGCGCGAGCGGTGGTGGGCCGCCGCGCACCGGCGCACCCACTGGGAGCCGCTGGAGGCGCTCGAGGACCCCGAGCGCCGGGCCGCCTCGGGGGTGCTGCGCCGGGCGGTGTTCCGGCGCTACCTCGCCGTCCTCGAGGAGTACCTCGAGAGCGAGCCGTCGCTGCCCGCGGAGTGGGTGGCGCCGATGGCCAGCAGCGACGCGGTGCTGCACCTCACCGCCGCCGAGCTCGGCGAGCTGCGCGCGGACCTCGAGGCGCTCGGCGCGCGCTGGGAGGCCCGCAGCGACCCGGACCGCCCCGGGGCCGAGGCCGTCACCCTCGTCTACCAGGCCTTCCGGCGCCCGTCGTGA
- a CDS encoding MFS transporter, with protein MTRAPRRAGPLVALLAAHGTSLAGNVLTLVALPLHVLAETGSASLTGLTGVVATLPVVVGGALGGVLVDRYGYRRSSVAADLASGATIALVPLLAATTGLPLWGLLLLVLLSGLLDAPGETARAALLPEAARAAGVPLERAVGWMSAVERAARLVGAPAAGFLVLALGALPVLAVDAATFALAALLVGRWVPAALDRPRPDGPGAGYWAELGEGLRFLVREPVLRLVVLVVLVTNALDAASSSVLRPVWADARPDGAAALGLLVGTMGGGALVGSLLFGAVGHRLPRRATFVVAFALCGPPQLLVLASGWSLGPVLVVTALAGVAAGAINPVLSTVELERVPPGLRARVFGAVRAGCWAAMPLGALGAGVAVDLVGLRPVLLAGAAAYLLVVLAPLTGGAWRGMDRASLSAPQPPAAAPRA; from the coding sequence GTGACCCGCGCGCCCCGGCGGGCCGGCCCGCTCGTCGCCCTTCTCGCGGCGCACGGCACCTCCCTGGCCGGCAACGTGCTCACGCTCGTCGCGCTGCCCCTGCACGTCCTCGCCGAGACCGGCTCGGCCTCGCTCACGGGCCTCACCGGCGTGGTGGCGACCCTGCCCGTCGTCGTCGGCGGCGCGCTGGGCGGCGTGCTCGTCGACCGGTACGGCTACCGCCGCTCCAGCGTCGCCGCCGACCTGGCGAGCGGTGCGACGATCGCCCTCGTCCCGCTGCTCGCCGCGACGACGGGGCTGCCGCTGTGGGGGCTGCTGCTCCTCGTGCTGCTGTCCGGGCTCCTCGACGCGCCGGGCGAGACGGCGCGCGCGGCCCTGCTCCCCGAGGCGGCGCGCGCGGCGGGCGTGCCGCTGGAGCGTGCCGTCGGCTGGATGTCCGCCGTCGAGCGCGCCGCCCGCCTCGTCGGCGCCCCGGCGGCAGGCTTCCTCGTGCTGGCGCTCGGCGCCCTGCCGGTGCTCGCGGTCGACGCGGCCACCTTCGCGCTGGCCGCGCTGCTCGTGGGGCGGTGGGTACCCGCGGCCCTGGACCGGCCGCGGCCGGACGGCCCCGGCGCCGGCTACTGGGCCGAGCTGGGCGAGGGTCTGCGCTTCCTGGTGCGCGAGCCGGTGCTGCGCCTCGTGGTGCTCGTCGTCCTCGTCACCAACGCCCTCGACGCGGCGTCCTCGTCGGTGCTCAGGCCGGTGTGGGCGGACGCCCGGCCGGACGGCGCCGCCGCGCTGGGCCTGCTCGTCGGCACCATGGGCGGTGGTGCCCTCGTCGGGTCGCTGCTCTTCGGGGCGGTCGGGCACCGCCTCCCCCGCCGGGCCACCTTCGTCGTGGCCTTCGCGCTGTGCGGGCCGCCGCAGCTGCTCGTGCTCGCCTCGGGCTGGTCGCTGGGGCCCGTGCTCGTCGTGACCGCCCTCGCCGGCGTCGCGGCGGGCGCCATCAACCCCGTCCTCAGCACGGTCGAGCTCGAGCGGGTCCCGCCGGGCCTGCGCGCCCGCGTCTTCGGGGCGGTGCGCGCCGGCTGCTGGGCCGCCATGCCGCTGGGCGCCCTGGGAGCCGGCGTCGCCGTCGACCTCGTCGGCCTGCGCCCGGTCCTGCTCGCCGGTGCCGCGGCCTACCTGCTCGTCGTCCTCGCCCCGCTCACCGGCGGGGCGTGGCGGGGGATGGACCGGGCCTCGCTCAGTGCGCCGCAGCCCCCCGCCGCCGCGCCACGAGCGTGA
- a CDS encoding DUF808 domain-containing protein, whose product MAGGLVALLDDVAVLARAAAASVDDIGLAAGRAGVKAAGVVVDDTAVTPQYVRGLAAERELPIIKRIALGSLRNKLLIILPAVLLLSQFLPFLLTPILMLGGAYLSYEGAEKLWHRFSGHADEHAAGEEALPDEQTIVSGAVRTDFILSAEIMVISLNEVVDQPFLGRAVILALVAVAITVLVYGVVGVIVKMDDVGLSLAQRPGAGVARFGRFLVRAMPRLLSALTVVGTAAMLWVGGHILLVGTEELGVHVLYDAVHHLEEAAHDATGALGGVVAWVVDTLASALVGLVVGAVVVAVVTLVARRRGAAAH is encoded by the coding sequence GTGGCGGGTGGACTCGTAGCGCTCCTCGACGACGTGGCGGTGCTGGCGCGCGCCGCCGCGGCCTCGGTCGACGACATCGGGCTCGCCGCGGGGCGGGCCGGCGTGAAGGCCGCGGGCGTCGTCGTCGACGACACCGCCGTCACGCCGCAGTACGTGCGCGGCCTCGCGGCCGAGCGCGAGCTGCCGATCATCAAGCGGATCGCCCTCGGCTCGCTGCGCAACAAGCTGCTGATCATCCTGCCGGCGGTCCTGCTGCTCAGCCAGTTCCTGCCGTTCCTGCTCACCCCGATCCTCATGCTCGGCGGGGCGTACCTCAGCTACGAGGGCGCCGAGAAGCTCTGGCACCGGTTCAGCGGGCACGCCGACGAGCACGCGGCGGGCGAGGAGGCGCTGCCCGACGAGCAGACGATCGTCTCCGGCGCCGTGCGCACCGACTTCATCCTCTCCGCCGAGATCATGGTCATCTCGCTCAACGAGGTCGTCGACCAGCCGTTCCTCGGCCGCGCCGTGATCCTCGCGCTCGTCGCGGTCGCCATCACGGTGCTCGTGTACGGCGTCGTCGGCGTCATCGTGAAGATGGACGACGTCGGGCTCAGCCTGGCCCAGCGCCCCGGCGCGGGCGTCGCCCGCTTCGGGCGCTTCCTCGTCCGTGCGATGCCGCGCCTGCTCAGCGCGCTCACCGTCGTCGGCACCGCCGCGATGCTCTGGGTCGGCGGGCACATCCTGCTCGTGGGGACCGAGGAGCTCGGCGTGCACGTGCTGTACGACGCCGTGCACCACCTCGAGGAGGCGGCGCACGACGCCACGGGCGCCCTGGGCGGCGTCGTCGCCTGGGTGGTGGACACCCTCGCCAGCGCCCTCGTCGGCCTCGTCGTCGGGGCTGTCGTCGTCGCCGTCGTCACGCTCGTGGCGCGGCGGCGGGGGGCTGCGGCGCACTGA
- a CDS encoding NUDIX hydrolase, with protein MSDAVVLAAGAVCWRPGGPDGVEVAVVHRPRYDDWSLPKGKVDPGEHLVATALREVREETGLGVHLGRPLGATSYLALGRPKRVHYWAARVVDGAFEPNDEVDGLEWRTVQDARDRVHRESDRAVLAEFARLPVQTAPVLVLRHAKARSRKAWGGDDALRPLAPEGEEQAARLPALLAAWEPERVVSSPATRCVGTLAHLDADPELVDELSEGGLEAAPAAAPDLLERLVHDGRPALLCSHRPVLPSLVARARDLADGTPVDLGLDARPLRPGELLVLHVAKGQVLGAERQRP; from the coding sequence ATGAGCGACGCGGTCGTCCTCGCCGCCGGGGCCGTGTGCTGGCGCCCCGGCGGCCCCGACGGCGTCGAGGTCGCCGTCGTCCACCGTCCCCGCTACGACGACTGGTCGCTGCCGAAGGGCAAGGTCGACCCGGGCGAGCACCTCGTCGCCACCGCCCTGCGCGAGGTGCGCGAGGAGACCGGGCTGGGCGTCCACCTCGGCCGCCCGCTCGGCGCGACGTCGTACCTCGCCCTCGGGCGGCCCAAGCGGGTCCACTACTGGGCGGCCCGCGTCGTCGACGGGGCGTTCGAGCCCAACGACGAGGTCGACGGCCTCGAGTGGCGCACCGTGCAGGACGCGCGCGACCGGGTGCACCGCGAGTCGGACCGGGCCGTGCTCGCCGAGTTCGCCCGCCTGCCCGTGCAGACCGCGCCCGTGCTCGTGCTGCGCCACGCCAAGGCGCGCTCGCGCAAGGCGTGGGGCGGCGACGACGCCCTGCGCCCGCTCGCGCCCGAGGGCGAGGAGCAGGCGGCCCGGCTGCCGGCGCTGCTCGCCGCCTGGGAGCCCGAGCGGGTCGTGAGCTCGCCGGCGACCCGCTGCGTGGGCACCCTCGCCCATCTGGACGCCGATCCCGAGCTGGTCGACGAGCTGTCCGAGGGGGGTCTCGAGGCCGCGCCCGCGGCCGCGCCGGACCTGCTCGAGCGCCTCGTCCACGACGGGCGCCCCGCGCTGCTCTGCTCGCACCGGCCGGTGCTGCCCTCCCTCGTGGCCCGCGCCCGCGACCTCGCCGACGGCACCCCCGTCGACCTCGGCCTCGACGCCCGGCCGCTGCGGCCCGGCGAGCTGCTCGTCCTGCACGTGGCCAAGGGCCAGGTCCTCGGGGCCGAGCGCCAGCGGCCCTGA
- a CDS encoding RNA degradosome polyphosphate kinase, with amino-acid sequence MSAQTTESDLVERIGPEQPAPRTRTRRPRTAAARDGAVPAVDAPAEDAADELPEDRFLDRETSWLQFNQRVLELAEDPDLPLLERARFLAIFASNLDEFFMVRVAGLKRRIAAGLAVRAASGLQPRQVLEGIWATARSLTARHSAVFRDEVLPALAAEGIELLRWDELTEAEQEELHAIFRDRVFPVLTPLAVDPAHPFPYISGLSLNLAVVVRNPATGKEHFARVKVPPLLQRFLQASPERFVPLEDVIAAHLPQLFPGMEVLQHHTFRVTRNEDLEVEEDDAENLLQALERELTRRRFGPPVRLEVEESIDPHVRDLLVRELGVSEQEVFALPAPLDLTGLNSIADLDRPALKFPSFVPKTHRSLAEVESAKQPDLFAAIRQRDVLLHHPYDSFSTSVQAFLEQAAADPAVLAIKQTLYRTSGDSPIVDALIDAAEAGKQVLALVEIKARFDEQANIKWARKLEQAGVHVVYGLVGLKTHCKLALVVRQEPDGLRRYAHVGTGNYNPKTARLYEDLGLLTCDPQVGEDLTRLFNQLSGYAPKTSYRRLLVAPRSLRRGLVECIEREVEHHRAGRPAWVKMKANSIVDETVIDALYRASQAGVPVDVWVRGICALRPGVPGMSETIRVRSVLGRFLEHSRVFAFADGGGDPLVYIGSADLMHRNLDRRVEALVRLGRKEHVTELVQLFEQGMSDETSSFHLQPDGSWERHHRAPDGTPLLDLQEHLIAAKPRRSSRRRAPGTR; translated from the coding sequence ATGAGCGCGCAGACCACCGAGTCCGACCTCGTCGAGCGCATCGGCCCGGAGCAGCCGGCGCCGCGCACGCGCACCCGCCGCCCCCGTACGGCGGCGGCCCGCGACGGGGCGGTCCCGGCCGTCGACGCCCCCGCCGAGGACGCCGCGGACGAGCTCCCCGAGGACCGGTTCCTCGACCGCGAGACGAGCTGGCTGCAGTTCAACCAGCGCGTGCTCGAGCTCGCCGAGGACCCCGACCTGCCGCTGCTCGAGCGGGCCCGGTTCCTCGCCATCTTCGCGAGCAACCTCGACGAGTTCTTCATGGTGCGCGTCGCCGGCCTCAAGCGGCGCATCGCCGCGGGGCTCGCGGTGCGCGCGGCGAGCGGGCTGCAGCCGCGCCAGGTCCTCGAGGGCATCTGGGCGACCGCGCGCTCGCTCACCGCCCGGCACTCGGCGGTCTTCCGCGACGAGGTGCTCCCCGCCCTGGCGGCCGAGGGCATCGAGCTGCTGCGCTGGGACGAGCTCACCGAGGCCGAGCAGGAGGAGCTGCACGCGATCTTCCGCGACCGCGTCTTCCCCGTGCTCACCCCGCTCGCGGTCGACCCCGCGCACCCGTTCCCCTACATCTCCGGCCTGTCGCTCAACCTCGCGGTCGTCGTGCGCAACCCCGCGACCGGCAAGGAGCACTTCGCCCGCGTCAAGGTGCCGCCGCTGCTGCAGCGCTTCCTGCAGGCCTCGCCCGAGCGCTTCGTCCCCCTCGAGGACGTCATCGCCGCGCACCTGCCGCAGCTCTTCCCCGGCATGGAGGTCCTGCAGCACCACACGTTCCGGGTCACCCGCAACGAGGACCTCGAGGTCGAGGAGGACGACGCCGAGAACCTCCTGCAGGCCCTCGAGCGCGAGCTCACCCGGCGCCGCTTCGGCCCGCCGGTGCGCCTCGAGGTCGAGGAGTCCATCGACCCGCACGTGCGCGACCTGCTCGTGCGCGAGCTCGGCGTCAGCGAGCAGGAGGTCTTCGCGCTCCCCGCGCCGCTCGACCTCACCGGGCTCAACTCCATCGCCGACCTCGACCGGCCGGCGCTGAAGTTCCCCTCCTTCGTCCCGAAGACGCACCGCTCGCTCGCCGAGGTCGAGTCGGCGAAGCAGCCCGACCTCTTCGCCGCGATCCGCCAGCGCGACGTGCTGCTGCACCACCCGTACGACTCCTTCTCCACGAGCGTGCAGGCGTTCCTCGAGCAGGCGGCGGCCGACCCGGCGGTGCTCGCCATCAAGCAGACGCTCTACCGCACCTCCGGCGACTCGCCCATCGTCGACGCCCTCATCGACGCCGCCGAAGCCGGCAAGCAGGTCCTGGCCCTCGTCGAGATCAAGGCGCGCTTCGACGAGCAGGCCAACATCAAGTGGGCGCGCAAGCTCGAGCAGGCCGGCGTGCACGTCGTGTACGGCCTCGTCGGGCTCAAGACGCACTGCAAGCTCGCCCTCGTGGTGCGCCAGGAGCCGGACGGGCTGCGCCGCTACGCGCACGTGGGCACCGGCAACTACAACCCCAAGACCGCGCGCCTCTACGAGGACCTGGGCCTGCTCACCTGCGACCCGCAGGTCGGGGAGGACCTCACCCGGCTGTTCAACCAGCTCTCCGGCTACGCGCCGAAGACGTCGTACCGGCGCCTGCTCGTCGCGCCCCGCTCGCTGCGGCGCGGGCTCGTCGAGTGCATCGAGCGCGAGGTCGAGCACCACCGGGCGGGCCGCCCGGCCTGGGTCAAGATGAAGGCGAACAGCATCGTCGACGAGACCGTCATCGACGCGCTCTACCGCGCGTCGCAGGCGGGCGTGCCCGTCGACGTGTGGGTGCGCGGCATCTGCGCCCTGCGCCCCGGGGTGCCCGGCATGTCCGAGACGATCCGGGTGCGCAGCGTCCTCGGGCGGTTCCTCGAGCACTCGCGGGTGTTCGCCTTCGCCGACGGCGGCGGCGACCCGCTCGTCTACATCGGCAGCGCGGACCTCATGCACCGCAACCTCGACCGGCGGGTGGAGGCGCTGGTGCGCCTCGGGCGCAAGGAGCACGTCACCGAGCTCGTGCAGCTCTTCGAGCAGGGCATGAGCGACGAGACCTCCTCCTTCCACCTGCAGCCCGACGGCTCGTGGGAGCGGCACCACCGCGCGCCGGACGGCACCCCGCTGCTCGACCTGCAGGAGCACCTCATCGCCGCGAAGCCGCGACGCTCGTCCCGCCGCCGCGCGCCCGGGACCCGATGA